A stretch of Aedes albopictus strain Foshan unplaced genomic scaffold, AalbF5 HiC_scaffold_612, whole genome shotgun sequence DNA encodes these proteins:
- the LOC109426026 gene encoding protein disulfide-isomerase, giving the protein YARIRRFHFQIKIDTYNFNNNNLFHPITDAPWCGHCKALAPEYAKAAKALAEKNSNIKLGKVDATEEQELAEKHGVRGYPTLKFFRSGTPIEYTGGREKDTIISWLEKKTGPAAKELETVADAEEFLKENNVAVVGFFKDRESAECKAFLTTANAVDDYPFAVTSSEDVYAKYEAKCGSVVLFKHFDDGKAVFDGEYTEEALKKFVAAQALPLIVDFSHETAQKIFGGEIKNHLLFFISKEAGHMEYIEAAKEVAKKFREKILFVTIDADQEDHQRILEFFGMKKDEVPSMRIIHLEEDMAKYKPETNDLAAEKVEDFVSKFFEGKIKQHLLSQELPEDWDKNPVTVLVADKFDEVAMDSTKDVLVEFYAPWCGHCKQLVPIYDKLGEKYADDDTVVIAKMDATANELEHTKINSFPTIYLYRKGDNQKVEYRGERTLEGFVNFLEGKTEEPEVEETEEEHKPEKDEL; this is encoded by the exons TATGCACGAATCAGACGCTTTCATTTCCAAATAAAAATAGACACATAtaatttcaataacaataatCTTTTCCACCCCATAACAGACGCTCCCTGGTGCGGACACTGCAAAGCCCTCGCCCCTGAGTACGCCAAGGCCGCCAAGGCTCTGGCCGAAAAGAACTCCAACATCAAGCTCGGCAAGGTCGACGCTACCGAGGAGCAGGAACTCGCCGAGAAGCACGGAGTCCGTGGCTACCCGACGCTGAAGTTCTTCCGCAGCGGAACTCCCATTGAGTACACCGGCGGTCGCGAAAAGGACACCATCATTTCCTGGCTGGAGAAGAAGACTGGACCGGCTGCCAAGGAACTGGAAACCGTTGCCGatgccgaggaattcctgaaggagaacAACGTCGCCGTGGTCGGTTTCTTCAAGGACCGTGAATCGGCCGAATGCAAAGCTTTCCTGACCACCGCCAATGCCGTTGATGACTATCCATTCGCCGTCACTTCCAGCGAAGATGTGTACGCCAAGTACGAAGCCAAGTGCGGATCGGTTGTCCTGTTCAAGCACTTCGACGATGGAAAGGCTGTCTTCGATGGCGAATACACCGAGGAAGCCCTGAAGAAGTTCGTTGCCGCCCAGGCCCTGCCACTAATTGTTGACTTCAGCCACGAAACCGCCCAGAAGATCTTCGGAGGTGAAATCAAGAATCACCTGCTGTTCTTCATCTCCAAGGAAGCTGGTCACATGGAATACATCGAAGCCGCCAAGGAAGTCGCCAAGAAGTTCCGCGAGAAGATCCTGTTCGTCACCATCGATGCTGACCAGGAAGATCACCAGCGTATCCTTGAGTTCTTCGGAATGAAGAAGGATGAAGTCCCGTCGATGCGCATCAtccacctggaggaagatatggCCAAGTACAAGCCTGAAACTAATGACCTGGCCGCCGAAAAGGTTGAAGATTTCGTCTCCAAATTCTTCGAGGGCAAGATCAAGCAGCACCTGCTGTCCCAGGAACTGCCAGAAGACTGGGACAAGAACCCCGTCACCGTTCTGGTTGCCGACAAGTTCGACGAAGTTGCCATGGACTCCACCAAGGACGTGCTAGTCGAATTCTACGCCCCGTGGTGCGGACACTGCAAACAGCTGGTGCCAATCTACGACAAACTGGGTGAGAAGTACGCCGACGACGATACCGTCGTGATTGCCAAGATGGACGCCACGGCCAACGAGCTGGAGCACACCAAGATCAACTCCTTCCCGACGATCTACCTGTACCGAAAGGGAGACAACCAGAAGGTCGAATACCGAGGAGAGCGCACCCTGGAAGGATTCGTCAACTTCCTGGAAGGAAAGACAGAG GAACCCGAGGTCGAGGAAACCGAAGAGGAGCACAAGCCAGAAAAGGATGAGCTGTAA